A genomic stretch from Sulfurimonas sediminis includes:
- the rpsD gene encoding 30S ribosomal protein S4 has product MARYRGPVEKIERRFGVSLNLKGERRLAGKSALEKRPYGPGQHGQRRKKVSEYGLQLNEKQKAKFMYGISEKQFRALFVEAKRRDGNTGTNLITLIEQRLDNVVYRMGFASTRRFARQLVTHGHILVDGKKLDIPSYRVKPGQKIEVKEASKKNNQIVRAIELTNQTGLAPWVDIDAEKVYGIFTRLPEREEVVIPVEERLIVELYSK; this is encoded by the coding sequence ATGGCAAGATATAGAGGTCCAGTAGAAAAAATCGAGAGAAGATTCGGAGTAAGCCTTAACCTAAAAGGTGAGCGTCGTTTGGCAGGAAAATCTGCTTTAGAGAAGCGTCCTTACGGTCCAGGTCAACATGGTCAGCGTCGTAAAAAAGTTTCTGAGTATGGTTTACAGCTTAATGAAAAGCAAAAAGCGAAATTTATGTATGGTATTTCTGAAAAGCAATTCCGTGCTTTATTCGTTGAAGCTAAGCGTCGTGATGGAAATACAGGTACAAACCTTATTACATTAATCGAGCAGAGATTAGACAATGTTGTGTACAGAATGGGATTTGCATCTACTCGTAGATTTGCACGTCAACTCGTAACACACGGTCATATTTTGGTAGATGGCAAAAAACTTGATATTCCTTCTTACCGTGTGAAACCGGGACAGAAGATTGAAGTAAAAGAAGCAAGTAAAAAGAACAATCAGATTGTTCGTGCTATTGAGCTTACAAACCAAACTGGTCTTGCTCCTTGGGTAGACATTGATGCTGAAAAAGTGTATGGTATCTTTACTCGTCTTCCAGAGCGTGAAGAAGTTGTTATTCCAGTTGAAGAACGTTTAATCGTTGAACTTTACTCGAAATAA
- a CDS encoding DNA-directed RNA polymerase subunit alpha, producing the protein MKKIKTTPLAPQEFEVEQISDNEANIMAYPFEVGYAISLAHPLRRFLLSSSVGYAPIAIKIEGAKHEFDSVRGMLEDISDFILNLKEIRFKLNNDATEAEINYSFAGPCTIKGGDLSNDEVEVVTPDAPLATLNEDSTLNFTLKIAQGIGYVASEDTAVEVDDDEYIALDAYFTPVRSATYKIDNVLVEDNPNFERVIMNIRTDGQISPIDAFRNSLEVMYAQLAVFNSEISIKAPATIERVEESPDLKKLTTNIDSLGLSARSFNCLDRSNIKLIGEIVLMSTNDLKNVKNLGKKSYDEIVEKVQEFGFEVGADLADDVVTALKKKIEAVQAQ; encoded by the coding sequence ATGAAAAAAATTAAAACTACTCCACTTGCTCCACAAGAGTTTGAGGTAGAACAAATAAGTGACAATGAAGCAAACATTATGGCATACCCTTTTGAAGTAGGGTACGCTATATCGTTGGCTCATCCACTTCGCCGTTTTTTATTAAGCAGTTCGGTTGGTTATGCGCCAATCGCAATTAAAATCGAAGGTGCCAAACATGAGTTTGACTCAGTTCGCGGTATGCTTGAAGATATTTCAGATTTTATTTTAAATTTGAAAGAGATACGCTTTAAACTGAACAATGATGCGACAGAAGCCGAGATTAATTACAGCTTTGCGGGACCGTGTACCATTAAAGGCGGCGATCTTAGCAATGATGAAGTAGAGGTGGTAACACCGGATGCTCCGCTTGCAACTTTAAATGAAGATTCTACATTGAATTTCACGCTTAAAATTGCGCAGGGTATCGGCTATGTTGCGAGTGAAGATACTGCTGTGGAAGTTGATGATGATGAATATATCGCATTGGATGCATATTTTACTCCGGTAAGAAGTGCTACGTATAAAATTGACAATGTACTGGTAGAAGATAACCCTAACTTTGAAAGAGTTATTATGAATATCAGAACTGACGGACAAATTTCACCAATCGATGCATTTAGAAACTCTTTGGAGGTAATGTATGCACAGTTGGCTGTATTTAATTCAGAAATCAGCATTAAAGCTCCTGCTACCATAGAAAGAGTTGAAGAGTCACCTGATTTGAAAAAACTGACAACAAACATCGACAGTTTAGGATTAAGTGCGCGTAGCTTTAATTGTCTTGATCGCTCAAACATTAAACTTATTGGCGAGATTGTACTGATGAGTACAAACGATTTGAAAAATGTAAAAAATCTTGGAAAAAAATCTTACGATGAAATCGTAGAAAAAGTTCAAGAGTTTGGTTTTGAAGTTGGTGCTGATTTAGCTGATGATGTAGTTACTGCACTAAAAAAGAAAATAGAAGCCGTACAGGCACAATAG
- the rplQ gene encoding 50S ribosomal protein L17, with amino-acid sequence MRHRHGYRKLGRTSAHRKALLANLSISLIEHGKIETTAVKAKELRSYIEKLITTAGKNDSNAHRAVFAALQNKEATKTLVNELAPKYVDRTGGYTRIVRTRIRRGDATPMAFIELV; translated from the coding sequence ATGAGACACCGTCATGGATATCGTAAGCTAGGTCGTACAAGTGCACACCGTAAAGCACTTTTAGCGAACCTTAGTATTTCGTTAATAGAACATGGTAAAATTGAAACAACTGCTGTAAAAGCAAAAGAGCTTCGCTCTTATATTGAGAAACTTATCACAACTGCTGGTAAAAATGACTCAAATGCACACAGAGCGGTATTTGCTGCGCTTCAAAACAAAGAAGCAACGAAAACTTTAGTAAATGAACTCGCACCGAAGTATGTTGATCGTACAGGTGGATATACTAGAATAGTGAGAACTCGTATTCGTCGTGGTGATGCTACACCAATGGCATTTATCGAATTAGTATAG
- a CDS encoding aldo/keto reductase, whose product MSTFAFGTYRVTDENPLHIEALKEAVYAGVELIDTSTNYTDGGAERAIGKVLRSVPDAIRDKIKIVSKYGYIQGSNLLAHKEMPFEDVVEFSEHCYHSIAKSFLKKQLGASLERLQMRRIDCYLIHNPEYFLLDALNKGKNRDEVLDEMYQRIYEAFVGLEEEVKEGRINSYGISSNSFAKPEEDLEFLPYESLLTLAQNAADEAGNKQHSFTTVQLPINKVEREGLKCAAWAKKNGLRVLANRPLNVQKNKLMHRLADYDESREYYTYLNELLQACDNDLLKPLYNLIEQMDENKHKFGWVGEYDTFLHSQIIPHIREALKKLEPDSLDELLRFVDLFLQEYRTMVAYECSKRVRSELKEEFQECHKKAQVCALEFLYKQDVIDYILVGMRKPSYVQEVMALKDELNNNFMTC is encoded by the coding sequence ATGAGTACTTTCGCATTCGGAACTTACAGAGTCACAGATGAAAATCCTTTGCATATCGAAGCATTGAAAGAGGCTGTTTACGCCGGGGTAGAGCTGATTGACACATCTACAAACTATACAGACGGCGGTGCTGAAAGAGCAATAGGCAAAGTGCTGCGCAGTGTTCCTGATGCAATCAGAGATAAAATTAAAATCGTAAGCAAATACGGATATATCCAGGGTTCAAATTTGCTTGCACACAAGGAAATGCCTTTTGAGGATGTTGTAGAGTTCAGCGAACACTGTTACCATTCAATTGCAAAATCGTTTCTAAAAAAACAGCTTGGTGCTTCACTCGAGAGACTGCAAATGAGGAGAATTGATTGTTATCTAATTCACAATCCTGAGTATTTTTTGCTTGATGCTCTCAATAAAGGCAAAAACAGAGATGAAGTTTTGGATGAAATGTATCAAAGAATCTATGAAGCATTTGTCGGCCTGGAAGAAGAGGTCAAAGAGGGGCGCATCAACTCCTACGGTATCAGTTCCAACAGCTTTGCAAAGCCAGAGGAGGATTTGGAGTTTCTGCCCTATGAAAGTTTACTGACACTTGCCCAAAATGCCGCAGATGAAGCAGGAAACAAACAACACAGTTTTACCACAGTGCAACTGCCAATAAACAAAGTTGAAAGAGAAGGTCTCAAATGTGCGGCATGGGCGAAAAAAAATGGGTTGAGAGTTCTTGCCAACCGTCCGTTAAATGTACAAAAAAACAAACTGATGCACAGACTTGCTGATTATGATGAAAGCAGAGAGTACTATACCTATCTAAATGAGTTGCTTCAGGCCTGTGACAATGATTTACTCAAACCATTGTATAATTTGATTGAACAAATGGATGAAAACAAGCACAAGTTCGGATGGGTTGGTGAGTATGATACTTTTTTACATTCACAGATTATTCCTCACATAAGAGAAGCATTAAAGAAGTTGGAACCGGACTCTTTGGATGAATTACTCAGATTTGTAGATCTTTTTTTACAAGAGTACAGAACAATGGTCGCATATGAGTGTTCAAAACGTGTGAGAAGTGAACTCAAAGAAGAATTTCAGGAGTGTCATAAAAAAGCCCAGGTGTGTGCTTTGGAATTTTTATATAAACAGGATGTAATTGATTATATACTTGTCGGAATGCGAAAGCCTTCTTACGTACAAGAGGTTATGGCTTTAAAAGATGAGTTAAATAATAATTTTATGACTTGTTAA
- a CDS encoding NifU family protein, with the protein MIPFTDEELLEPVRRVIDKVRPSLALDGGDIDFITVKNGSVYVQLKGACIGCASSGSTLKYGVERQLRMDIHPEITVVNVPMGMENDIDNL; encoded by the coding sequence ATGATTCCATTTACAGATGAAGAATTGTTGGAACCGGTTCGGCGTGTTATAGACAAGGTGCGCCCCTCTTTGGCGCTTGACGGCGGAGACATAGATTTTATTACCGTAAAAAACGGAAGTGTCTATGTGCAGTTAAAAGGTGCATGCATAGGGTGTGCGAGCAGTGGAAGTACATTAAAGTACGGTGTCGAGAGACAGTTGCGAATGGATATTCATCCTGAAATAACTGTTGTCAATGTCCCAATGGGCATGGAAAACGATATAGATAATTTATAA
- a CDS encoding UDP-N-acetylmuramoyl-L-alanyl-D-glutamate--2,6-diaminopimelate ligase, protein MKIELPNQAYKYITENSKECDAETAFVLTHQNSDYVEDAKKNNAHSIVKIEDIAEFFGIDQIKIIGITGTNGKTTTASAIYSFLLDLGYKTAMQGTRGLFMNDERCEGKTLTTPSVLNTYKHIYQAVSTGCEYFVMEVSSHAIAQKRIEGLSFALKILTNITQDHLDYHKTLEEYIYVKNSFFQDESKKLINKDEPKASFNFKNAYTYGIENPATYRLMAYSLNDGSSGIIQHFQEIVPFTASLHGFFNLYNLMAAISATHLITDKSLEEIADVVDNFAGVSGRMEQVCAAPNVIVDFAHTPDGMAQVLNALKEKELIVVFGAGGDRDRKKRPLMGRVAASLAKKVIVTSDNPRHEDPQTIVEDILEGIQEKSNIMVELNRKKAIQMALDMQEEDDVVVILGKGDETDQIIYDEKFPFDDREVVKELLNLEQK, encoded by the coding sequence TTGAAAATTGAACTGCCAAATCAAGCCTATAAATATATCACTGAAAATTCAAAAGAGTGTGATGCCGAGACGGCTTTTGTCCTGACGCACCAAAACAGTGACTATGTAGAAGACGCAAAGAAGAATAATGCCCACTCTATTGTCAAAATCGAAGATATTGCAGAGTTCTTTGGTATTGACCAGATTAAAATAATCGGTATAACCGGTACAAACGGGAAAACGACAACAGCAAGTGCAATATATTCATTTTTGCTTGATCTGGGATATAAAACTGCAATGCAGGGAACCCGAGGCTTGTTTATGAATGATGAGAGATGTGAGGGAAAAACGCTTACCACCCCATCTGTGCTTAATACCTATAAGCATATTTATCAGGCAGTGAGTACGGGATGCGAGTATTTTGTCATGGAAGTAAGCTCCCATGCTATAGCACAAAAACGCATAGAAGGCCTCAGTTTTGCGCTGAAAATTTTGACAAATATCACTCAGGATCATCTGGATTACCATAAAACACTTGAAGAGTATATATATGTCAAAAACAGTTTTTTTCAGGATGAGAGCAAAAAACTTATAAACAAAGATGAACCCAAAGCCTCATTTAATTTTAAAAATGCCTATACATATGGCATTGAAAACCCTGCAACATACAGACTTATGGCATATTCTCTCAATGACGGTTCAAGTGGTATTATCCAGCATTTTCAAGAAATTGTCCCTTTTACCGCTTCACTGCACGGTTTTTTCAATCTGTATAATCTCATGGCTGCCATATCGGCAACGCATCTCATAACAGACAAAAGCCTTGAAGAGATTGCAGATGTGGTGGATAATTTTGCAGGGGTAAGCGGAAGAATGGAACAGGTCTGTGCTGCTCCGAATGTCATAGTGGATTTTGCACACACTCCTGATGGTATGGCACAGGTGCTTAATGCTTTAAAAGAGAAAGAGCTGATTGTTGTTTTTGGAGCAGGCGGAGACAGAGACAGAAAAAAACGACCGCTTATGGGCAGGGTAGCTGCAAGTCTTGCCAAAAAGGTCATTGTTACGAGTGACAACCCGCGTCATGAAGATCCGCAGACAATTGTAGAGGATATTTTAGAGGGTATACAGGAAAAATCAAATATTATGGTTGAGCTTAACAGAAAAAAAGCAATACAGATGGCACTCGATATGCAAGAAGAAGATGATGTTGTTGTTATTCTTGGAAAAGGCGATGAAACAGACCAAATTATTTATGATGAAAAATTTCCTTTTGATGACAGAGAAGTCGTCAAAGAACTTTTAAATTTAGAGCAAAAATAG
- a CDS encoding (2Fe-2S) ferredoxin domain-containing protein, with the protein MGIPQPAFYIFKCEQSAPPGMPKPSCVTPETQDLFQYTAQKLMKEGIMMTAPIVRTSCLNRCSAGPVMLVEPGHTMYVGLNKEKIDRIIEEHIIGGKVVQEYVIDSEMWDDPISPADAKKQMGM; encoded by the coding sequence ATGGGAATTCCACAACCGGCATTTTATATCTTCAAGTGTGAGCAGTCTGCTCCTCCGGGTATGCCAAAACCATCATGTGTTACACCAGAGACACAGGACCTGTTCCAGTACACAGCGCAAAAGCTGATGAAAGAAGGGATTATGATGACTGCACCGATTGTGCGTACTTCATGTCTTAACCGTTGTTCGGCAGGTCCTGTAATGTTAGTAGAGCCGGGGCATACTATGTATGTAGGCTTAAACAAAGAAAAAATTGACCGCATTATAGAAGAACATATAATTGGCGGAAAAGTTGTGCAAGAGTATGTAATTGATTCTGAAATGTGGGATGATCCTATATCTCCTGCTGATGCAAAAAAACAGATGGGAATGTAG
- the panD gene encoding aspartate 1-decarboxylase — translation MLMEMLYSKIHRATVTDANLNYVGSITIDEELLEAAKMRVGQKVEILNINNGERFSTYIILGERGKRDICLNGAAARKVHKGDKVIIVAYGTYDEKELESYKPKVVILDDDNNIDAVHDEI, via the coding sequence ATGTTGATGGAAATGTTGTACAGTAAGATACACCGTGCTACCGTAACAGATGCTAACTTGAACTATGTTGGTTCGATCACCATAGACGAAGAACTTTTAGAAGCTGCCAAGATGAGAGTCGGACAAAAAGTAGAAATACTCAACATCAATAACGGTGAACGATTTTCGACTTACATCATTCTGGGTGAAAGAGGAAAACGCGACATCTGTCTGAATGGTGCTGCAGCGAGAAAAGTACACAAAGGTGATAAAGTTATCATTGTAGCTTATGGCACTTACGATGAAAAAGAACTTGAAAGCTACAAACCCAAAGTTGTTATTTTGGATGATGACAACAACATAGACGCTGTTCACGATGAGATCTAA
- a CDS encoding YbaB/EbfC family nucleoid-associated protein, translating into MFGNLGDMGKLLEGMQENAAKLQEELASKTFSVKSGGGLIELTLNGNGEVIDLNIDDELLSDKDSLQILLIGAINDANKMVQQNQQNSALSMFGGLK; encoded by the coding sequence GTGTTTGGTAATTTGGGTGATATGGGTAAACTTCTTGAGGGAATGCAGGAGAATGCTGCAAAACTTCAAGAAGAGTTGGCATCGAAAACTTTTAGTGTCAAAAGCGGCGGCGGATTGATTGAACTTACACTCAACGGCAACGGCGAAGTCATTGACCTCAATATTGACGATGAGCTCCTGAGCGACAAAGATTCTCTGCAGATTTTACTCATAGGTGCCATCAACGATGCAAACAAAATGGTACAACAAAATCAACAAAACAGTGCTCTGAGCATGTTTGGCGGACTCAAATAG
- a CDS encoding DUF7488 domain-containing protein: MLRLFIILHLFFLNVYACKGGYDFCIQKAKDAKIMRQSFLSIPVQNNQRIVFSHKKPKSKILKYDPFLSLYLVADKEHFVYPYDLNMRLQLGTAVLNNKTAKEGKMLQHQIGLNFFGKYSQKFPAPAIISSSCCSLEAILSDKGVIEKEYLHYFLTTKKARYADIGIRVHEKNKQVFVDASDPFMPDNPFKVGDCIIEYDTKRVENAASLMRKILFAPVGSKHTVKIKRGAAFLTFALQSRKRYGGGFVSDTFLEQKGIYFDEALHVSKTEKDFQNYGLKIGDRLIQVNGVPVSNQNELRKYIENFKDYSSLLFERNNFQFFVKIK; encoded by the coding sequence GTGCTTCGCCTGTTTATCATACTTCATCTCTTTTTTTTAAATGTTTATGCCTGTAAAGGCGGTTATGATTTTTGCATACAAAAAGCAAAAGATGCAAAAATCATGCGGCAAAGTTTTCTTTCTATCCCTGTCCAAAATAATCAGCGTATTGTTTTTTCACACAAGAAGCCAAAATCAAAAATTTTAAAATATGATCCTTTTCTTTCTCTTTATCTTGTTGCAGACAAGGAACATTTTGTATATCCTTATGATCTCAATATGCGTTTACAGCTTGGAACTGCCGTACTCAATAATAAAACGGCAAAAGAGGGCAAGATGCTGCAACATCAGATCGGACTGAATTTTTTTGGAAAATACAGCCAAAAATTTCCTGCCCCGGCAATTATCAGCAGCAGTTGCTGTTCTTTGGAAGCGATACTAAGCGACAAGGGTGTCATAGAAAAAGAGTATCTGCACTATTTTTTGACAACAAAAAAAGCCCGATATGCCGACATTGGCATACGCGTCCATGAGAAAAACAAACAGGTTTTTGTAGATGCGAGTGATCCCTTTATGCCAGACAACCCTTTTAAAGTGGGTGACTGCATAATAGAATACGATACAAAAAGAGTCGAGAATGCCGCATCATTGATGCGAAAAATTCTTTTTGCGCCTGTGGGCTCAAAACATACTGTGAAAATAAAACGGGGTGCAGCGTTTTTGACCTTTGCGTTGCAGAGCCGAAAAAGATACGGCGGCGGATTTGTCAGTGATACATTTTTGGAACAAAAAGGGATTTATTTTGATGAAGCCTTACATGTAAGCAAGACAGAGAAAGATTTTCAAAATTACGGACTGAAAATCGGAGACAGACTCATACAGGTCAACGGAGTTCCTGTGTCAAACCAGAATGAACTGCGAAAATATATAGAAAATTTTAAAGACTACTCTTCTTTGTTATTTGAACGCAATAACTTTCAGTTTTTTGTAAAGATTAAGTAG
- a CDS encoding polyprenyl synthetase family protein yields MQNFEQFLLDNLPTAQSIHPTYERALQDMLKAGGKRFRPALLLGVVKAYNPLMLESANHAALAIEFLHTYSLIHDDLPAMDDSPLRRGHPTLHVSFDEVTAILAGDALNTYAFEFLSNAPFSDEIRVKLIRELASNGGLGGMVLGQAIDCYFENKPLKIEEIKILHTNKTAKLIAASLKMGALIVGREDMAEQLYDFGIKLGLLFQIQDDILDVTQSSDEAGKLTNNDEEKNSFVTILGLKTAMQEANLLADELNSEMCNFDESLSGELSPLLTKYINRHKE; encoded by the coding sequence ATGCAAAACTTCGAACAATTTTTATTGGACAACTTACCGACAGCACAAAGTATTCATCCTACATATGAGCGTGCCTTGCAAGATATGCTTAAAGCAGGCGGCAAAAGATTTCGTCCTGCATTGCTGCTCGGCGTGGTCAAAGCGTACAACCCTCTCATGCTTGAATCTGCAAACCATGCGGCTCTGGCTATAGAATTTTTGCATACCTATTCGCTTATTCATGATGATTTGCCGGCTATGGATGATTCTCCTCTGCGGCGCGGTCATCCGACCTTACATGTAAGCTTTGATGAAGTAACGGCAATTTTGGCAGGGGATGCTCTCAATACCTATGCCTTCGAATTTTTGTCCAATGCTCCTTTTTCTGATGAAATACGGGTAAAACTGATTCGTGAGCTTGCAAGCAACGGCGGACTGGGCGGCATGGTGCTGGGACAGGCTATAGACTGTTATTTTGAAAACAAGCCTTTGAAGATAGAAGAGATTAAGATTTTGCATACCAACAAAACAGCAAAACTCATTGCCGCCTCTTTGAAAATGGGCGCTCTTATTGTAGGGCGTGAAGATATGGCAGAACAGCTGTATGATTTTGGGATTAAACTCGGATTGCTGTTTCAAATTCAGGATGATATTCTGGATGTCACACAGAGTTCAGACGAAGCAGGGAAACTGACAAACAATGATGAAGAGAAGAACAGTTTTGTAACGATACTTGGACTGAAAACGGCAATGCAGGAGGCAAATCTTTTAGCAGATGAGCTCAACAGTGAAATGTGTAATTTTGATGAGAGCTTGTCAGGCGAGTTGTCACCTCTGTTAACGAAGTATATCAACAGACATAAGGAATAA
- the tkt gene encoding transketolase, with translation MNENTMRQKMANTIRFLAADMVQKANSGHPGAPMGLADIAVVLSEHLKHNPKNPSWLNRDRLVFSGGHATGLIYSLYYLWGYGLELEDLKQFRQLDSKTPGHPEYGHTQGVEITTGPLGQGIANAVGFSMASKYVGAQVNSDTAKLIDHTVYCLCGDGDLEEGISYEACSLAGHNKLDNLILIYDSNRITIEGNTDLSISEDIRARFESQCWEVLECNGHDYDEIDATITQAKKADRPVLIIANTIIAKGAGPLEGSHHAHGAPLGEDVIADAKRGAGFDPEKKFFVPEDVMVRFRCAIEAGDLAEREWIHSLKTAPLMEQNEALEALLNADYSRIQWPTFEKADATRNTNGKILNAIAKAIPGFIGGSADLSPSNKTYLNDMGVFPKGKNIYFGIREHAMAAIANAMALYGPLMPFTSTFFVFSDYLKPAARIAALTGIQQFFVWTHDSIGVGEDGPTHEPIEHLSQFRALPNFYVWRPADGAENVAAWKTALTMKKSPSAFVCSRQGLAVVPAPVKGEISRGGYLLASDENATITLIASGSEVELALKTKEALNEKGLFANVVSVPCYDLFIEQDQNYINEIILQDTKKVAIEAARGLEWYRLADVVIGMDTFGASAPAKELFEKFGYTVEAILEKLN, from the coding sequence ATGAACGAGAATACAATGCGTCAAAAAATGGCAAATACAATAAGGTTTTTAGCAGCAGATATGGTACAGAAGGCAAACTCTGGCCATCCGGGTGCACCTATGGGGCTTGCAGACATTGCAGTAGTTTTGAGTGAGCATTTGAAGCATAACCCTAAAAACCCGTCATGGCTCAATCGTGACAGACTTGTTTTTTCAGGCGGGCATGCAACAGGACTTATCTATTCCCTCTATTATCTTTGGGGATACGGTCTGGAGCTTGAAGATTTGAAACAGTTCCGTCAGCTTGATTCTAAAACACCGGGACATCCTGAATATGGACATACACAAGGGGTTGAGATTACTACAGGTCCTTTGGGACAGGGAATCGCCAATGCGGTAGGTTTCTCTATGGCTTCAAAGTATGTCGGTGCACAGGTCAATTCGGATACTGCAAAGCTGATTGATCACACTGTCTACTGTTTATGTGGAGACGGTGACCTGGAAGAGGGCATCTCTTATGAAGCATGTTCTCTCGCAGGACACAACAAACTGGACAATCTTATTCTCATTTATGATTCTAACCGCATTACCATTGAAGGCAATACGGATTTGAGTATTTCAGAAGACATCCGTGCACGTTTTGAATCACAGTGCTGGGAAGTGCTTGAGTGTAACGGGCATGATTATGACGAGATAGATGCAACAATTACTCAGGCAAAAAAAGCAGACAGACCGGTACTTATCATTGCAAATACTATTATAGCCAAGGGAGCGGGTCCGCTTGAAGGTTCTCATCATGCCCATGGTGCACCGCTTGGTGAGGATGTGATTGCCGATGCCAAAAGAGGGGCAGGGTTTGATCCGGAGAAAAAATTCTTTGTGCCTGAGGATGTAATGGTGCGTTTTCGATGTGCCATTGAAGCGGGAGACCTGGCAGAGAGAGAGTGGATTCATTCGCTTAAAACTGCACCGCTGATGGAGCAAAACGAAGCACTTGAAGCACTGCTTAATGCAGATTATTCAAGGATTCAGTGGCCGACTTTTGAAAAAGCGGATGCAACAAGAAATACAAACGGAAAAATTCTCAATGCCATAGCCAAAGCGATTCCTGGCTTTATCGGTGGTTCAGCGGATTTAAGTCCTTCAAACAAGACATACCTGAATGATATGGGTGTATTTCCAAAAGGCAAAAACATCTATTTTGGTATTCGCGAGCATGCTATGGCGGCCATTGCCAATGCAATGGCGCTGTATGGTCCTTTGATGCCGTTTACTTCAACATTTTTTGTATTTTCGGACTACCTCAAGCCTGCTGCAAGGATTGCGGCACTGACAGGTATTCAGCAGTTTTTTGTATGGACGCATGACAGTATCGGTGTCGGAGAAGACGGGCCTACGCATGAGCCGATTGAACACCTTTCACAGTTTCGTGCCCTGCCGAACTTTTATGTATGGCGTCCGGCAGACGGTGCTGAAAATGTAGCAGCATGGAAAACAGCACTCACTATGAAAAAATCACCTTCAGCCTTTGTATGTTCCCGTCAGGGGCTTGCAGTTGTTCCCGCTCCTGTAAAAGGGGAAATCAGTCGTGGCGGATATCTTTTGGCAAGTGATGAGAATGCAACAATTACGCTTATTGCTTCAGGAAGTGAAGTGGAACTCGCACTCAAAACAAAAGAGGCACTGAATGAAAAAGGTCTTTTTGCCAATGTTGTTTCTGTTCCGTGTTATGACTTGTTTATAGAACAGGATCAGAACTATATCAATGAAATCATTCTTCAGGATACAAAAAAAGTAGCTATCGAAGCAGCGCGCGGACTGGAGTGGTACCGTTTAGCCGATGTTGTCATAGGCATGGATACTTTCGGAGCATCGGCACCTGCAAAAGAACTGTTTGAGAAGTTTGGATATACTGTAGAAGCAATTTTGGAAAAACTGAACTGA
- a CDS encoding GGDEF domain-containing protein produces the protein MANRGKQELARAKERQRSEELHQQSVTDQLTGLYNRRYYDNMIDKLSFLAKRQELCITFFILDIDYFKYYNDYYGHIKGDETLIQVANVLQEHIQRGDDFVFRLGGEEFAGIILSNEKEKTHQWISQLTTIIENLKIEHKASKISDFLTVSIGIATLEHLDGEKNIDLLYKYADKALYAAKYGGRNQSRIAQES, from the coding sequence GTGGCAAATCGTGGAAAACAGGAGCTTGCAAGAGCCAAAGAACGCCAAAGAAGCGAAGAGTTGCATCAGCAGTCTGTTACAGATCAGCTCACCGGTTTGTACAACAGAAGATATTATGACAATATGATCGACAAACTCTCTTTTTTGGCAAAACGCCAGGAGCTTTGTATCACTTTTTTTATTTTGGATATTGACTATTTTAAATACTATAATGATTATTACGGGCATATAAAAGGGGATGAAACGCTCATACAGGTAGCAAATGTACTCCAGGAACACATACAAAGAGGTGATGATTTTGTTTTCAGACTCGGAGGAGAAGAGTTTGCGGGTATCATTCTTTCAAACGAAAAAGAAAAAACACATCAGTGGATATCCCAACTTACCACAATCATAGAAAACCTGAAAATAGAGCACAAAGCCTCGAAAATATCAGATTTTCTGACTGTAAGTATAGGCATTGCTACCCTTGAGCATCTTGATGGTGAAAAAAATATTGATTTGCTGTATAAATATGCGGACAAGGCTCTGTATGCCGCCAAATATGGCGGGAGAAATCAGAGCCGGATTGCTCAGGAGAGCTAA